The Armatimonadota bacterium DNA segment GTAAGCGTGATGTCAAGCACCGCCGACCACAACATGCCCACCGGCGAAGATGAGTTGATGCTCTGTGATTCCAAAGCGCGCCTGGCCCGCGCCGCGGACGTGATGGGGCTCGAACCGTGGCTGGCCCGCGTGCTGGGAGCCATGGAGATGGAGTTCATCACGGATTTCCCGGTGCGGATGGATGATGGCGATATCCGCATCTTTCACGGGTACCGCGTGCATCACAACGGCGGGCGCGGCCCATTCAAGGGGGGCGTACGCTATCACCCGCGCGTTTCCCTCCACGATATGCGCGCGATGGCGATGCTGATGACGTGGAAGTGCGCGATCATCAACGTTCCATTCGGCGGGGCAAAGGGCGGCGTGGTTTGCGACCCTCATATCCTGAGCGTTCGCGAGCTGGAAGGCATCACGCGGCGGTTCACGACGGAACTCACCCCCGTCTTCGGGCCGAACAAGGATATACTGGCGCCCGACGTGGGCACCGGCCAGCGCGAAATGGCCTGGATCGCCGACACGTACAGCATGAACAAGGGGGTGACGACGCTTTCGTGCGTGACCGGCAAGTACCCGAATCTCGGCGGATCGCTGGGGCGACGGGAAGCCACCGGCCGCGGCATTGCAGTGGTCTCCGACTGCGCCTTGGGCGAGATGGGAAGCGGCCTTAAGGGGAGCGACGTTGTTGTGCAGGGTTTCGGCAGCGTGGGGCAGAGCGTCGCCGCCGCATCGGCCGCGCTGGGCGCGAAGGTGATCGCGGTTTCCGATTCTTCCGGCGCCGTGTTCAACCCCGCGGGGTTGGACGTTACAGCGCTCATCAAGCATCATTCGAAAGGCGGGTCGGTACCGGATTTTCGGGGCGGCGAGGCGATGACCAACCCGGAGATGCTGGCACTCCCTTGTGACGTGCTGGTGCCCGCGGCGATGGAGAACCAGATCACCGGAACGTCCGCCGCGCGGGTCCGGGCGAGGCTGATCGTCGAGGGGGCGAATGGCCCGGTGACGTCCGAGGCGGATACCGTGCTGGCTGAACGAGGCATAACGGTTGTGCCGGACGTCCTGGCCAACGCGGGCGGCGTGCTGGTCAGTTACTTCGAGTGGGTGCAGGATATCAGCCAGTTGTTCTGGACCCTGGAACAGGTCAATGACAGCCTGGACAGCCGGATGCGCGAGACCTACGCCACGGTTTCGACCATCGCCAGGAAACTGCGGCTAGATATGCGCACGGCCGCGCTCACATTGGGAGTTGGCAGAGCGGCGGACGCGCTCCGCATGCGCGGCCTTTACCCATAGCCGACCGATGAGCGAGACAGGCGTGCGGCCCGTCCGAGGAGACGGACCGCACGCCTGTTGTCCAGTAACGGGGCGACGGAAATCCTACAGGTTCTGGCTAAGCGCGTACAGCGCCGCCTGGGTGCGGTCGCGAACGCCGATCTTGTCGAAGATGTTGTGCAGGTGCGTCTTGACCGTTTTCTCTTCCACGAACAGGCGCCCGCCTATCTCGCGGTTGTTCAACCCTTCCGCAACGAGGCGAAGGACTTCCACTTCGCGGCCGCTGAGGCCATGGGGTGGGGGAGCGGTGGCCGCGCGCTCGCGCAGCGTCGTGAACTCCTCAAAGAGGCGGCGCGTGAGGCACGAATCCAGCAGGCACTCACCGTTTGAAACGCGACGAATCGCATCGCAGAGCGCTTCGCGGCTGACGTCCTTCAAGAGATACCCGTCCACTCCGGCGCTGATCGCGTCGAAGAGGTACTGATCGTTGTCGAACATTGTGAACAGCAGGATGCGCTGGTCTTTGTGTCGCGCCTTGATGTGCCTGGTTGCGGCCAGCCCATCCATCTGCGGCATCTTGACGTCCATCAGCAGGACATTCGGCTGCAGCGCCGCCACCAGTTCGGCGGCTTCCTGGCCGTTGCCGGCCTGACCGACTACGCTGAAACCCGGCTCCGTCTCCAACATGTTGGCCAGACCCTCGCGCAACAGCGCGTGGTCATCCGCCAGTACAATGGTTATATCTGTCGCGTTGCTCAAGGTCCCGTTCTCCTTTTGGCGCTCGCCGCGGCTGCCAGATCCACAGCGCCGCCCAGCTCCCGCCTGATCACCTTTTCGGGGTCTCTATGATCCCTTGCCTGATTTTGTGAGCGGACATCGCAGTGTTGTGAGCGTGCCCTTGCCCGATTCCGAAATTGTCGCCAGAGTAATCCCGTGCGCATCGGCGCGTTCGCGCATCGCGGCCAACCCGATCCGCCCGGCGTTCCGGGCAGAGCGGGCGATATCGGCGCCAAATCCCTTGCCCCAATCCTCCACGGTAATGGTCAGGGCCTTCTGTGTAAAATGCATTTCCATTCGCGCCCTCGCGGACCCGGAGTGCCGCTCCACGTTGATCAGCGCTTCCCTCGTAATGTGGTAGAGACCGGTTTCCAGGCTGCTGCTAAGCCGGCGGGGTTCCCCGGTGACCGTCACCTCCACGTTTACACGGCCGCGCGCCGTCACGGCGGCGCATTCGTTGCGCAGCGCCGGAACGAGGCCGAGATCGTCCAGCGACATCGGC contains these protein-coding regions:
- a CDS encoding response regulator transcription factor, with protein sequence MSNATDITIVLADDHALLREGLANMLETEPGFSVVGQAGNGQEAAELVAALQPNVLLMDVKMPQMDGLAATRHIKARHKDQRILLFTMFDNDQYLFDAISAGVDGYLLKDVSREALCDAIRRVSNGECLLDSCLTRRLFEEFTTLRERAATAPPPHGLSGREVEVLRLVAEGLNNREIGGRLFVEEKTVKTHLHNIFDKIGVRDRTQAALYALSQNL
- a CDS encoding Glu/Leu/Phe/Val dehydrogenase, whose translation is MLCDSKARLARAADVMGLEPWLARVLGAMEMEFITDFPVRMDDGDIRIFHGYRVHHNGGRGPFKGGVRYHPRVSLHDMRAMAMLMTWKCAIINVPFGGAKGGVVCDPHILSVRELEGITRRFTTELTPVFGPNKDILAPDVGTGQREMAWIADTYSMNKGVTTLSCVTGKYPNLGGSLGRREATGRGIAVVSDCALGEMGSGLKGSDVVVQGFGSVGQSVAAASAALGAKVIAVSDSSGAVFNPAGLDVTALIKHHSKGGSVPDFRGGEAMTNPEMLALPCDVLVPAAMENQITGTSAARVRARLIVEGANGPVTSEADTVLAERGITVVPDVLANAGGVLVSYFEWVQDISQLFWTLEQVNDSLDSRMRETYATVSTIARKLRLDMRTAALTLGVGRAADALRMRGLYP